The DNA region ccaaaaaacactttaagtacTTTTTTAGGATTTACTAACATTTTCTCTAAGGACtgtttccaaaaatattttcactaaaagcattttcaatcattttaaaagcatatccAAACGAGATTGTATGTGTTTATGTAACTTGCTCTCAACCCACTTTGGGGTCCACACGACCTATTATTCGAGGGCCATTGTTGCTCTTTGGCCCACATATCTCCGCCTTATTCAATTATTAcagaagaatattattaaaccgtaatactaaatTGCAGTATGATTTCCTATTAGACCTAAAACTATTGGATAAAAAAAGACCTAAAACTATTGCGGAGAAGATGTATCTGTTTCTGTAACTTGCTATCAACCCGCTTTGGGGTCCACACGCCTGTTATTCGAGACATTTTTAAATATGATCGGAATATaaagtggtacatcacgtgttatgATACAATTAGTAAGATATGTGTATTAAAAAGTtagtaacttaaaaaataaaatttttcatcatataaaaacaaatggtGTACCACTCGTGTTTTAATTATATTAGCAAATTTCTTCATTATTCGAGGGCCACTGTTGCCTTTGGCCCACATATCCCCGCCTCATTCAACGGTTCCAGATGAACCACCAAACTTTGCCCCACTTGTTCGGTGGCCCCCATCTTTGTGGTGGTTTCTTCTCATATGTTTCGGAAACCTTTCATAATGAAGTATTGACCAAAAGAACTCTGTTGGAGTCTTGAGATTGTGTCGGCACGATGTCGTTTCCAGGTCAACCTTTTCTTACTCCGCCGGAGAACCTCGTCCAGTCTACGAATGAGGATCCAGCAGCCCCGCTCCGGAATCTCTCGATGGTCCGAACAAGAATGGATTCGCTGCAAAGCTTCCTCACCGAATCAATCCACGCCAACGCTCTAATCAGCAAGGACCAGATGGACATGGTTTCCACTGGCATCGCTTCCGCCATCCACGAAATCATCTCAAACGGCGCCGCTCTGTTGGCTTTCTCTCAGAACTCGATACCCTCATCGGACCCGACCCGAACACACTCCGCTAAAATCGAGGCTTCCGAGGTCAAGAAAGAGATAGAAGTGAACGATTGTGGAAAGTATGACGCAGACGGCGGCGAGATTGTGGAGGTGGACGCGATGGAGCTGCTGGCGGAGCACATCCATTACTGCGAGATTTGCGGGAAGGGTTTCAAGCGAGATGCGAATTTGAGAATGCACATGCGGGCCCACGGGAACCGGTTCAAGACCCCCGAGGCGTTGACCAAACCGGATAAGACCCCGGCCGAGTTGAGCAGGAATTCCCGGTTCTCGTGCCCGTACGTCGGGTGCAACCGGAACAAGGCGCACGGGAAGTTCCGGGCGTTGAAGTCGGTGATTTGCGTGAAGAATCATTTCAAGAGGAGCCACTGCCCAAAAATGTACTCGTGCAACCGGTGCAACAAAAGGAGCTTCTCGGTGGTGGCGGATTTGAAGAGCCACTTGAAGCACTGCGGCGAGGCTAGGTGGCGGTGCACGTGCGGCACGAGCTTCTCGAGGAAGAGCAAGCTGTTCGGGCACATGGCGCTGTTCGAAGGGCACATGCCGGCGGTTGAGGACGAGAAGAGTGGTGGTGGGAGTAAGGTTGTGACAGCTATGGAGcaggatgaggaggaggaggaggaggaggaggaggaggagcaggAGGGCATGACAACGTCGGGGAAGGGAATTCCGAATATACACGAGGATATTGAGTTTTCTGATGAGTTTCTTGATGGGTTTGGGTCGATTGATGACTATTTTTGGCAGGATATGTTGACTGATTTGTAAGAGTGATAGCGATGATAACGTAAATTACAGCTCttggtttaattgatttgttgtTTTAGTGCTTTTAGATTATTGAGTTATGTGTATATGGATGTAATAATTTTTCTGATCAGAGATTTCACGTTTCTTTGTTGGCTTGAATTTctaataaattgaagaaatgcCCATTTCTTGGTTATGTTTGCAAGGCTAATTTGCATGTGGTGTCAAAAGATGTCTAATTTGTATTTGATGGCTGAGTTGGGTCCTTTATCAAATGGGGTTTTTTCTATGACAAATTCATTTTAGTTTAATGACAGTTCATCAAAATAATTGTCCAAGACAACTTACTAGATGGAGCATGCGACGCCCAGAGTCTTAAGTTCAAGAGCAGATTGTtatttagtattacggtctaatgGTAAAAGGGACTCATTAAAGCCTAAGACTACAGTAGAAACTATATGAAGTAGTTCTTTCATTCCATTTATGGTGGAATCATATTGgaaataagaaaaactaatgaaaatagcttgaaaattttgagttttaacgataatgacaaaataaaggataaattgAATACtgccaggattgactttttagtgtaaaaatatggtttttcgttaaagttcctttggAAATAAGCATTCCAATACCAATTTAAAAAGTTTCATAATCAAATTTTAGTTCTGATTTTGGAATTTTCGAGTAATCAGAATTTTTGGAATCGATAGTATTTATGTCGGATCATATGGAAATTAGCATTCCAATGTCAATTCAAAAGGTTTTGGGAATTAAAATTTTCGGAACATAATtcgtgtaacatcccacatcgtccagggaagTGTAtcatctaagccttatatgtatattcgcatttctacctagcatgaggccttttgggagctcattggtttcgggttccatcggaactccgaagttaagcgagttcgcatgAAAGCAATCCcagaatgggtgacccactgggaagttttcgtgtgagttcccagaaacaaaaccatgagagcGTGGTCGGGGcttaaagcggacaatatcgtgctacggtggagtcaagccTGGGAAGTGGTTCCGCCcgagctgggatgtgacaattcgGAT from Malus domestica chromosome 01, GDT2T_hap1 includes:
- the LOC103436600 gene encoding zinc finger protein STOP1 homolog, whose amino-acid sequence is MSFPGQPFLTPPENLVQSTNEDPAAPLRNLSMVRTRMDSLQSFLTESIHANALISKDQMDMVSTGIASAIHEIISNGAALLAFSQNSIPSSDPTRTHSAKIEASEVKKEIEVNDCGKYDADGGEIVEVDAMELLAEHIHYCEICGKGFKRDANLRMHMRAHGNRFKTPEALTKPDKTPAELSRNSRFSCPYVGCNRNKAHGKFRALKSVICVKNHFKRSHCPKMYSCNRCNKRSFSVVADLKSHLKHCGEARWRCTCGTSFSRKSKLFGHMALFEGHMPAVEDEKSGGGSKVVTAMEQDEEEEEEEEEEEQEGMTTSGKGIPNIHEDIEFSDEFLDGFGSIDDYFWQDMLTDL